TTACAGCTGTGAATTGTACGGAAGGGCTTCATGTGATAATGTCACGTGAATACCATGAGGTGGCTGGCTTTGCAGTGTAAACACTTCCTAGGAAAATGTCCTTACTGTTGGAACTCCTCCTATGGCCCTTCCTTTTTGTGCAtgtgggagggaggctgaggcttcTTTGTTAAATGTGCACAAGAACAAAAACTTGACACGGTTGGAgtttttttcatatattttaaaataaatgtattggAGCTGACGAAACCAAGCTCGACAGGCACCTCTCAttacaaagaaagagaaaaaaggtaACAACTAGAGTGTTTGTCTTCCTTGCATCAGGAGCATGAGGTGGGTTGCCATGTGCACCAGTAAAAGAGGAAGTTGGCTGGTTATAGCAGGTAGAAAAATAACTCAAAGAGGTCAGAAGAGGCACTAGGGCTATGtggaacattaaaaaaaccctctgaaaTGCACACTTCACAGCTTGACAACTCTTGAAATCAACAGTTATCAGCTTCATCTTGGCATCGCTGGAAGTACCATAGTAGACTCTTCAGGTAAAGGCTGCCCTTTGACAAACTACAGACTGGTGTCCATGGAAAGCAAAAGACCACCACCACATCAGGAAGTGACTTGAAGGGAAGGCCTGAGaagtaaggggagggggaaaggtggTAAACGGTTTTAAAGGAAAAATCACTTTGAGGAATAGTTCTCAATAGCCTTCCTAATTTCCTCCAGGAATCTGCAGACTAGCATAATACATTAGCACTACCACGGTGATGATGCCAAGGACAAGAGTCAGGAGGAACAGGCACAGGGCTGTGATGTTGAGGCACTTGGCAGTAGAACCATAGCTGCCAGCTCCACTGTAGTCACCAACCACTTTGCGATCTCTTGCCTGataggagagaaggaaggaataGTCAGCTATTAAAAGCAAACTGGAAGATATGCTGCTAGTACATTGGCAGAAGAACTACTGCCACACTCCTGGATTGGAGCTTGCCCACCAAGAAGTCCAGAGAGAACGCAGCATGCAAGAATCCCATGCATCATCCCAAAGCTGACTCTACATTAGGGgttaccaacctttttggacagtgggcacatttttaattttgagagtcctgtgggtgccagtcacaaaatgaacATCATGGgagtatggcataacacaaaattagacagTAAAGTCATGGCGAAGCTTTTCCTAtaactagaaaaggcttaacctgATGAATTTCTTCTTACCATACAGCTGATAAATGCACAAGCACACTGTTTTCCCCCAGTGCTAACCCTAAAACAAAGCGTAGgctgccccattaaacacaaactaacttctgagtagacatgtttatcattgtactgtaagttaactgtaactgaattcttaatgagtgcctggtcaTTAACTCCTGCACAACAGGAGACATACTTAAGCCTTTTCATATTTGCTTtggaggaggatttttttttttaacatcctcCCACAGGTACTGTATAGTAGCGTTtccagaaaataacttctagggactacCTTATCTCAAATGAACccatcacaggaaagatgcatcctggttgctaggggaaaaggaagggcaaactacagagattctaagaactagaaaataagacacaagcaggaaaagtgcactaaagggggaGGCAGGGATTCCTATCTGCTTTatagctttctttctaggaggtctAGAGACTTACGTTTTTTTataaagaaagctcagagtctggggcccCTGTCCGGGGGTGCCACTGAAGCCCATCGCAGCGAATTCACTCTACGGGCTCTAGTCTAGCTAATACTTCAGCGGGGAAGGATCAGAATAGGCCAAAGCACTTATACTGTGTCACTTGCTAAACTAAAGCCCCACCAACACAGAGTGGTTTTAATAGCCAgtccctcttccaagggaactctgggaattttagctctgtgaggggaatgggatctcctaacaacgtTTAGCACctgaaacaaactacagttcccaggcttctttggggtgAGCCATTGCTGTTTAAAAGTGGCAaaagcgctttaaatgtatggtgtagatgcagCTTAAGTTACACAGAAAAAGTGTATCTCAGCCCCCTAAAGTTCACTCTAGTCTGATTGCATACCGCAGCTATAGGGCATGGGGCATAAAAGATGGTTCATTACACAGATTTAGCAGAAGGACAGGGTTCCTCTTTGAAATAAAACAACAGGAGCTTATACGACTCTGCAGAAGTATTTTTCATGGAGTTGCACGTTTGCTAGCTTTTTTCTTAATCCTCCAATACTAGAAAAAGTGGCAATATTATTGCAGTGCTAGTGCAATTTTACAAGTCTAAGTATGTGCAAAGATGGATCTGATGTGTGTCTGTAGACTTTGTTTTCGACACCCATCTGTTTCAGAATAGAAGAGATctacagggcaatcctatgcatgcctactcagaagtaaatgtgtactggactgcagccttaaggcAGGATTAGTGCCACTTTCAGAAAGGACCTATCCCtacacaaataaaaaaaagttttaaacggGCTCTCTTTTTTCAGCCCTTTACAGCGGCCTTTAGCTCCTCCCCGTTATCTAAGACAAACTTCTATTCCTTATTTAAACAAAATGGAACCTCATCACTTTGAGGGATACTCAGAATTGGAATCTTCTTGCAGGGCTTGTCTATGCCGCAGTCTACAAACATCTGTATTGTTGAATCACAGCCCTTGAACAGCCTTATCCGATTTGATCAACCGCCGCCAAATTATTAGATGAACCTGATGTTTACACAGCAGTAAGTTATCCGACACCAAAAAGCGTGTCTCCAGGCCTATGGGGTTTGATGTCATGAAATTCTTGTCTGTCTGTTGCCACTGAACATAGTTATTTTTCATTACGAAAGATGgtacaaaaaacacaaaactgAACACACGTGGGTGCCCTGCCACAGCAGCGTAGCTCCGCCCTCGTTCTTTACAGCTTGGGCTGTTTGTGTTCACGGACCTGGGCAAGATTAAAGTTTACGTTACATCCGCAGTACTTGCAAGTGATTTGCCCACCATCACCTTTCACCCTGGATGAAATCTGAATGCAAAATTCAGCTCTAGAACCTGGGAAGAAATAATAGAGCCACTGCCCACCTCTTGCCATTGGGGGGGGTCATAATTAATTATCACACCCCCTTCGGCCGTGTAGCACTCTTACGGATACTTTTCATGTCCCGTTGAAGTCAACGGGGCTTGCTTCCGAGTAAACGTGGCCAAGGAACGGGCTTTTAGGGCGGCTGGAGTGACTTCTAGGCACCCTAAACTTTAAAATTTAAAGCCTGGTCTCGCCCCACAGGTTTTACATTCGCTGTCTTCACACGCACATCCCGGGCAGGAGGCAAGTGCGTGTGGAGTAGGAAGCAGTGAAAACATCCCATTTACAAAGGAACTCACGTAGATACTGCACTTCTCACCTTAACGGAAAAGACCAGCGCCATGAAACCGAGGCAACAAAAGTTGAAGTACATCATGCTGCAGATGGACCAGAGGAAGTGGTCGCGGGGCGGCGTCACATAGACCTGGCTTTGCTGCATGTGGATCACGGTAGATCCAGCCGACGGGTCCGTAACACCGACCATCGCAATATCACGTTCCTCCTTGAGCTCCTCGTAGCGCGGCAAACCCCCGTTGCCTTCCACAGGGAAGGTGAAGCGGGCGCTGCTTGCCATTTTCTCGCCTGGACTCTCTCGCAGGGCTTCCGGCCGCGCTTTTCTTGAGATGGTGAAAGGCAAGAAGCAAAGAGGCCGGGAACAAACGCTCTTTTTCCTGGAATAAATTAGTGTGAACGGAAGGAATCGAAACTAATCTCTACAGCTGGGTGGGGGACAGTGTAAAAGCCGGAATGGAACACaacggaacaggccggaacgggccctttataaaagaagttgatgccaaaaacactgggctgtgttagagacacttgagaacaacatttaggaacaaaaaccattccgataggatatttttattaaccctttaacaaccaaaatgccctccggaacagaatgaaacagcccggaacggcgacttcacagcgagccagacccaccaaattcaccagtccaacacgactacatgggatgcatgcaataagacacaaaacttccgcgcaaaccacgttccgatacccgttccgggctataatacgcttttacgtaaaatagtccagaacggcgacttcccagcgagccagacccaccaaattcaccagtccaacacaactacatgggatgcatgcaataagacacaaaacgtctgtgcaaaccacgttccaatacccgttccgggctataatacgcttttacgtaaaacagcccggaacggcgacttcccagcgagccagacccaccaattcaccagtcccacattactacatgggatgcatgcaataagacacaaaacttccatgcaaaccacgttccgatacccgttccaggctataatacacttctatgtaaaacagcccggaacagcgacttcccaatcagccagacccaccaaattcaccagtcccacattactacatgggatgcatgcaataagacacaaaacttccatgcaaaccacgttccaatacctgttccaggctataatactcttctacgtaaaacagcccggaacagcaacttcccaccgagccagacccaccaaattcaccagtcccacatgttgctgcctctccttttgttgggaaatgggagataacacaggatgacccaggaacctctggggtgatcagcaataccctttcttgctgtttgtaggtccactaagcagcactattggtgctgctaccaggttgcgaatggctggtgaattgaggagagagagaaagagagagattggagGAGCAAGTCGGCTggtggcagggggagagaaattgaatttgccttctgtgaaatagatgtgctatcacaggaaaaaaacgGGTCCcaagaagtgctcttgtgtgcttgggctcagactccacctctgccttgtattcaagttctaggccaaacctcaccagtttgctttctgtgacatgagtttctgacacaactactttcaaaatcaaggttaataaagtctggaacctgtgggagggactcctactcattgggcagagcgcatgaggtggaggcagaagaactttccagtcaaaaggctctcaggcaagaaggctggagaacaggaccttggacagccactgccagtccgagggccaaactagatgagataccaatcatgcaataaacaattggacgatgagctttgcaacactaaattgaaggtgcagggcagctgatccctagtggggtcctgacatgGGGGCTTTAGTCCCTGCACCTGCTATTTACATTggggaatattattattattattattatttattattgttattattattattgtaccacctcctttgccgaaaatgccacaccactgtaccagtgtatatcaacaaaatcacaaaacaaagcaatcagatgTCAGGGTTGAGGTCAGTCCCTCTGACATTATCTGGCCTACAAAGTGGTGGGGCAAGCATCCATTCCTCCACCCAGAAAAGGTTTAGCATACCTGTTCTATATACAGCTACgatgacacaaataaataaatataactataaacagtagttctgaaatactgtaatgatttttcattcttctaaagatattttaacatatagcatcgttagctatattctttggaaaaatatgaatccagtaaaaaataaacacacatagcaagAAGTAAAACAATGTACacaaatatgtgtaaatatatatatattctaaaacattaggatataaatgtaacataatataaatagcagcaactgaaccaatatttttgtaaatattttgcaaaataaatagaaAACAAATGTACTATTTTGTGCAGGTAGGCGTGCAAGATCATTTCAAGTAGAGCACAGTATTTATCAGCACTGAAAATAATCATATAACATTCGACAAGATCATGTTATAGaggaaaacatttttgcctgTGGCATGGATTCTTCATTTGTCACAACACTTTGGACATTTGAATATGCCACAAGGAGCTTGATTTATCTCAAGGCAGGACAGATGGTACCAGTCCTGACAGACTCCCTGGCAGAGAATCATTGTGTCCTCCTTGGGTTTCTTGCACAGATtacccattaaacacaatgaccaagatgaattataatactgttgtactgctgaagataagaatgcaattgtagacaatgatcctttaggcacatttcttgagacaggagtgttgaaattgttcatgactttctgatttatttgtttctttgttctctgctgctgtctctgagttgcacttggttgtggaagtaatgcattcttgctgagcagttccgtagcaatccactgccgtacagggaccatgtctactgggaaggggattggagagccactgcacaaCACATGTGCAAACAGACATACAAACACCCCACAGCTGGAAGAGTCCTTTTGAACTGGTATGTCAAGAGGTGCATGAATGATCCACTCTGACCAATTCATTGCTGAAGCTGACTGCATCTCTATAAATGTTTGCAGCATGTTGGTGTACTTGGTGGAGATGCCATGTTTGGAATcaagatacagaataattttcCACTTGAAGAACACAATCATTAGTACCCAATGAGAACTGTGTACATTGGTGGGGATGAGCCAGATGTCCTTCATCACAACATCCAAGTTTGTGCCAAAGTTATGAACACTTGTTGTGTATCCCTGTAATTCCATGGACCGCATAATAAATGGGCTGAAGACACACACGTCAACATCTGTACTTGTCACAGTCCCTAGATTTGTTCTAGTAATTAGGAATCCCTCAATTACAGTGTCAACTAGCCAGTTTTGATTCAGAAGAGACTTCATGTCATCTGCATTGATGTAGACCCTTTGTATGGTTGAATTTCTCATGCGTGGATAGCATGTTATAAATTCCCATGGAACATGTTCTTTTTTCCCCATCAGCTTTCCTTGAGTAGGTTTTTGAGGGGTACTTGAAAAATAGGGGGCTTCCTGCTCAAGATTAAAGGCAAAGGATGATAATTGCCTTTCCTTGCTAGCAGcttgattttcatttttctcatttaTCTCTTGGGAGGCATCAGTTGTAGTATAACCGTGCATCAGAAgggaatcttatttatttatttatttatttatttacatttctagaccgccctatagcagaaagctctcagggcggtgtacaacaaataaaatcacaattaaaatatgagcaagtgtggaaaaaatatatatatatagtacaattataaaacattaataaaattgccattgagatttaaattaagatcatattaagtttagaatgttaaattaaaatatttaaaaatttacaaaatttaaaaagcctgggcgaaaaggtaagtttttacctggcgccgaaaagataacagagaaggcgccaggcgtatctcatctgggagggcattccatagttcgggggccaccaccgagaaggccctagatctagttgttgatctccgggcctctttatgggttgggacccggagaagggccttcgacgttgagcgtagtgaacgggtaggtacatagcgagagaggcgctccatcaggtattgcggtccgatgccgtttagggctttataggtaagaaccaacactttgaatctggcccggaaacatatcggtagccagtgcagctgcgccaggacaggtgttatatggtcaaatttctttgtcccagtgagaactctggccgcagcattttgcactagctgaagtttccgaaccgtcttcataggtagccccacgtagagtgcattacagtagtccaatctagaggttaccatagcatggataactgaggcaagatgctccttgctcagatagggtcgtagttgggctaccagccggagctggtagaatgcattccgtgccaccgaggctacctgagcctcaagtgacaggagcggatctaataagacccccaaactacgtacctgttcctttagggggagtgtaaccccatctaggacaggtcaaacgtcaaccatctgggcagagggtcctcccaccaacagcatctcagtcttgttaggattgagtttcagtttattagctctcatccagcccattatcgcggccaggcagcggtctagtacatcaacagcctcacctgatgaagatgaaaaggagtagtagagctgcgtatcatcagcatattgctggaaacgcactccaaaactcctgatgacctcacccagcggcttcatatagatattaaaaagcatgggggacagaactgaaccctgcgggaccccatattggagtacccagggactcgagtaatgttcccccagcatcaccttctggagacgattcccgagataggagcagagccaccggcaagcagtgcctcccactcctaaatccgtaagtcgctccagaaggataccatggtcgatggtatcaaacgccgctgagagatcaaggagaaccaacagagttacactccctctgtctttctcccgacagaggtcatcatacagggcgaccaaggccgtttctgtaccaaaccccggccgaaagcccgattgaaatgggtctagaatcTGATGCAGCCAATATGGTTAACTCATCTTTTTGTCTAGGTTTCTTTCTTCCAGATTTTCCTTTTCGTCCAATCAtcctcaatttcttcagagaATACATTACCTTTGTCCGATGAAGACTTTTTCCTACAGACATCTGTGCTGCCATAATATGGTAGCATGTCCTGGAACTGTTGCAAGAACATGTTTCTTTTGGAAATAATTTCACCACATATTCCTTCTCATGTAATCCTCTGATAAGGAAACAGCCAGACTGTGCTTGTAAGAATATGCGATTTTGCTTTACAAttaaatctgctagaccttccatAGTCTTTGATTTACGGTCTTTTCTTTGAAGTTCAGGCACATGGTCTGTGTCCATCTTTCCCTGCTTTCTGAAATGCACAATGTCATCTACAGGAACACAGTCTACAGGAAACTGTGTAGTATCAGGATTTTTCTGCTATTATGTTCTGCTAAGAGGTGGTAATTTCCAATTCCACACAATCCTCTTAAAATTTATTTTAGGTAATATgtctgaaggaaataaaaaaccaaaaccatttcATCCATGTTCAGTTCCTTCTCAGTGCATAGCCTCTTGAACACGACATTCATGCTTTCAGACACATTTGTGGTAATGCCACTGGTTCCCTTATAGATCCCTCTTTTTTCCAAGAGCCATCTTCCACAATTTGTCATAACAACTTTTCTCAGCTTCCGATCAAAATAGTTGAGGAAGCCTGCACTCCACTTTACTttcaatttgtgcagcaattCCAGAAACTCCTCTTCACGCTCACTATCCAGAAGCTGAAGAATATTGTTGGTGTAAACTTTCCGATCACCTTTCCCTCCTTCATGTGCAGAGACCCAGAATTCCACATCTTTTATAATATGGTTCCAGCAAAGGACATGTGCACAGCCTGGAATAGCTTTCTCAATAGCATGCACTATGGCTGCTTCTCTGTCTGTGACTATCACAGTGGAATCATTGTTGATCTTGGGCACACATTTTCCTATAAATAAAAAAACCGCTCATGCACATTTGTTGTGCGCTTATCATGGATCAGTATGGCCAAAGGGATTGCTGGGTTCTCCTCAAAGAAAGCACACTGGAAAATTAAAGGTGACACATAGAAGTCTCCAAACTGAAAGGTTGTGTCATAAGACAAAAGTGTGTTTGGCTTCAACATTATCACCCCTTCAAATATGCGAATAATTTCTGGAAGTGCCAAAATTACAGACACTTCAGGGACAAGAGTGAATTCACATACAAACCCTTCCAGAGCATAGTGAAgctcatacacaccatataaatcATTATGGctgattctgtttttctgtttctcatacttcagtttattttttatttgttgtgtatCTTTAGGCAGCATTACTTTCATATGTTCTGCTGAaactattgttgttgctattttacgCTGGTAAACTTTGCACGGGCCAAAGTGTTTCTGCCCCATAGCTTCTGACAATACAGAAGGCATGGTACGTACATGACATCTCATGggatattttttcatatttccatGAGGCAGAGATGGTTCAGGTCTCTCATCCTGTCCAAGGTAATGGACAATTACTCTGCCTACACTTCCATCAGGCACTTCATATGCGAATCTGTGAAACAACACTTGCTCTGCGTTAAATAGTCTTTGAAAGTATATCTTTCGTACCAGAGGATCCCCCCTTGGCAACAAATGCCTTCCTTTTTTAATCCATTTGTACTGATCACATCTCCAGATCTTTTTATGTTTGTGGCTTTTGTAGCTATAGACAAACAGCTGCCCACATTTTGGCTTAGCAGCTGGGAGAGTTGATATTTTCCCTGCTACTGGGTTTTCCAAAATCTCAAGAGCTTCAAATGGTGAAAGTTGCTCAAACATACGCATGTATACTAcactcatggcttttctgctgtaggtaatgagagaagacactactTGATGCCtctgagccacctccacagtgtaaatatagcatacctgggctgctgcctatttggtctgaaaaaagaagggatcatcctgtctctgcagagaccaacagatcttatagtgcccctagtgggaagaagagtaaactgcaaCTATTCTAtagcaccaaaagctatctgtagttgcattcaatactagtatagcttactacaaaaaccttgctaggaaagaaaaacaacaatgtactatattgtttatagtattatagcccggaacaggtatcggaATGTGGTTTGCGCAgaggttttgtgtcttattgcatgtatcccatgtagtcatgtgggactggtgaatttggtgggtctggctcgctgggaagtcgccattccgggctgttttacataaaagtgtattatagcccggaacagatatcggaacatggtttgcacggatgttttgtgtcttattgcatgcatcccatgcagtcatgtgggactggtgaatttggtgggtctggctgattgggaagtcgccgttctgggctgttttacgtaaaagcatattatagcccggaacgggtatcggaacatggtttgcatggaagttttgtgtcttattgcatgcatcccatgtagtcgtgttggactggtgaatttggtgggcctggctcgctgggaagttgccgttccgggctgttttacgtaaaagcatattatagcccggaacgggtatcggaacgttgtttgcgtggaagttttgtgtcttattgcatgcatcccatgcagtcatgtgggactggtgaatttggtgggtctggctcgctgggaagtcgccgttccgggctgttttacgtaaaagcgtattatagcccagaacaggTATCAGAACGTAGTTTGCGCGgaggttttgtgtcttattgcatgcatcccatgtagtcgtgttggactggtgaatttggtgggtctggcttgctgggaagtcgccgttctggactattttacgtaaaagcgtattatagcccggaacgggtatcggaacgtggtttgcgcggaagttttgtgtcttattgcatgcatcccatgtagtcatgttggactggtgaatttggtgggtctggctcgctgggaagtcgccgttccgggctgttttacgtaaaagcgtattatagcccggaacgggtatctgAACGTGGTTTGCgcagaagttttgtgtcttattgcatgcatcccatgtagtcatgtgggactggtgaattgcgGAGGTCTGGgtcgctgggaagtcaccgttccgggctgtttcattctgttccggagggcattttggttgttaaagggttaataaaaatcctatgaGAAtgatttttgttcctaaatgttgttctcaagtgtctctaacacagcccagtgtttttggcatcaatttcttttataaagggcgcATTCTGGCCTGTTCCGTTCCGTTCCgttccagcttttacaccgtcccctgGGTGCGGTATGCAATTCTGGTTAACTTTACTTAAGCGGATGTGTGAGATTCCTTCCTTTAAACTGGTTGCGTTTAAAATGATCTGAAATGCCCGGGTGTTTGCTTAAAAccattgctgctgctactgcttttTTTTTGTACGCACACGCTATCCTTTCAAGCGtactttatttaaatatatttaaattttattaataTATC
This DNA window, taken from Rhineura floridana isolate rRhiFlo1 chromosome 2, rRhiFlo1.hap2, whole genome shotgun sequence, encodes the following:
- the LOC133376918 gene encoding interferon-induced transmembrane protein 1-like, with the translated sequence MASSARFTFPVEGNGGLPRYEELKEERDIAMVGVTDPSAGSTVIHMQQSQVYVTPPRDHFLWSICSMMYFNFCCLGFMALVFSVKARDRKVVGDYSGAGSYGSTAKCLNITALCLFLLTLVLGIITVVVLMYYASLQIPGGN